The Camelina sativa cultivar DH55 chromosome 14, Cs, whole genome shotgun sequence genome includes a window with the following:
- the LOC104740686 gene encoding protein RCC2, with translation MADAMNSSLAEKKKKEESSEEEEKGGELLFCGATAWDIVGKRKGGMEGNLVSPTRLRPLVGINIRFVASGCASFHCVALDVEGRCYTWGRNEKGQLGHGDMIQRDRPTVVSGLSKHKIVKAAAGRNHTVVVSDDGLSLAFGWNKYGQLGSGSAKNGFVSVEVESSPLPCIVSDEVTNVACGADFTVWLSSTEGASILTAGLPQYGQLGHGTVNEFNMKDSSVRLAYEAQPRPKAIASLAKETIVKVACGTNHTVAVDKNGFLYTWGFGGYGRLGHREQKDEWAPRRIDVFQRNNVLPPNAILSAGAANSACTAGGGQLYMWGKIKNNGDDWMYPKPMMDLSGWNLRWMDSGSMHHFVGADSSCISWGHAQYGELGYGPNGQKSSAAPKKVDMLEGMHVMGVACGFCHSMVIVDRTDIADRLEQLEIYDGKGSLEEIVEEVKEETLPPKQQAAKRGAASKKRKASKASSDSEEDSDEDNSDKEKEPQGSDADSDYSEDGEEANGKKQSARGRGRGRGGRGCGGRTGNGKAPPVKTGGRRGRPRKS, from the exons ATGGCAGATGCGATGAATTCGTCGttggcggagaagaagaagaaggaagagagctcggaggaggaggagaagggagGTGAGCTATTGTTTTGTGGCGCTACGGCTTGGGATATCGTTGGGAAACGCAAAGGTGGGATGGAAGGTAACTTGGTCTCTCCTACTCGTTTAAGGCCTCTCGTCGGCATTAACATTCGATTCGTCGCCTCTGGTTGCG CTTCGTTTCATTGTGTGGCATTGGACGTTGAAGGTCGTTGCTACACCTGGGGACGCAATGAG AAAGGACAATTAGGCCATGGAGATATGATCCAACGTGACAGGCCAACGGTTGTGTCAGGGCTCTCTAA GCACAAAATTGTGAAAGCGGCAGCAGGGAGGAACCACACGGTAGTGGTTAGTGATGATGGCCTTTCCCTTGCTTTTGGATGGAATAAGTATGGACAGTTGGGTTCGGGTTCAGCCAAAAACG GCTTTGTTTCTGTAGAAGTTGAATCATCGCCTCTTCCCTGTATTGTGTCTGATGAGGTCACAAACGTTGCCTGTGGGGCTGATTTCACTGTGTGGTTATCATCTACTGAAGGAGCCTCTATTCT gACTGCCGGTCTCCCACAGTATGGTCAACTTGGTCATGGAACTGTTAATGAG TTCAATATGAAGGATAGTTCAGTCAGGCTCGCCTACGAAGCTCAGCCACGTCCTAAAGCCATCGCTTCTCTTGCAAAGGAAACCATTGTCAAAGTTGCATGTGGAACAAATCATACTG TGGCCGTAGATAAGAATGGGTTTCTCTACAC GTGGGGCTTTGGTGGATATGGAAG GCTTGGACATAGGGAGCAGAAAGATGAGTGGGCTCCACGCCGTATTGATGTGTTTCAGAGGAATAATGTTTTGCCTCCTAATGCCATTCTTTCTGCTGGTGCTGCAAACTCCGCTTGTACCGCTG GTGGAGGGCAGTTATATATGTGGGGAAAGATAAAGAACAATGGTGATGATTGGATGTACCCTAAACCTATGATGGATTTAAG TGGTTGGAACTTGCGTTGGATGGATTCAGGAAGCATGCATCATTTTGTTGGTGCCGATAGTTCTTGCATAAGTTGGGGTCATGCTCAGTATGGAGAACTTGGTTATGGCCCCAACGGTCAAAA ATCCTCTGCTGCGCCAAAAAAGGTGGATATGCTCGAGGGAATGCATGTAATGGG TGTGGCATGCGGTTTTTGCCATTCAATGGTCATAGTTGACAGAACAGATATCGCTGATCGACTTGAGCAG CTCGAGATCTATGACGGCAAAGGATCATTAGAAG AGATTGTAGAAGAAGTCAAGGAAGAAACTTTGCCGCCGAAGCAACAAGCTGCCAAAAGAGGTGCTGCTTCTAAAAAGAGGAAAGCATCAAAAGCTTCTTCTGATTCTGAAGAAGACAGTGATGAAGATAACAGCGACAAGGAGAAGGAACCTCAAGGTAGTGATGCGGACAGTGACTACagtgaagatggagaagaggcCAACGGCAAGAAACAGAGCGCtcgtggcagaggacgtggccGTGGAGGACGTGGATGCGGCGGCCGCACCGGTAACGGAAAGGCTCCGCCGGTGAAGACCggtggaagaagaggaaggccACGTAAGTCTTAA
- the LOC104740687 gene encoding histone H3-like 2, producing MARTKQTARKSTGGKGPRKQLATKAARKTPRRPYNGGIKKAHRFRPGTVALREIRKYQKSTDLLIRKLPFQRLVREIAQDHKVDLRFQSHAILALQEAAEAYLVGLFEDTNLCALHAKRVTIMPKDIQLARRIRGERA from the exons ATGGCACGTACGAAGCAAACTGCTAGGAAATCCACCGGTGGAAAAGGTCCAAGGAAGCAACTCGCTACCAAG GCGGCGAGGAAAACTCCTCGTAGACcgtacaacggtggtatcaagAAGGCTCACCGTTTCCGTCCCGGAACCGTCGCCCTTCG TGAGATACGTAAGTACCAGAAGAGCACTGATTTGTTGATCCGCAAACTGCCTTTCCAGCGTCTTGTTCGTGAAATCGCCCAAGATCATAAG GTTGATCTGAGGTTCCAAAGCCATGCCATACTCGCGCTCCAGGAGGCAGCTGAAGCATACTTGGTGGGTTTGTTCGAAGACACCAATCTCTGTGCACTTCACGCCAAAAGGGTCACCATCATGCCCAAAGACATTCAACTGGCTAGACGCATTCGTGGCGAACGTGCTTGA
- the LOC104740688 gene encoding aldehyde oxidase GLOX-like yields MAARATFIIYALFLASLQLLLTRHLSSAAGGSWNVLLPNVGISAMHMQLLRNDRVVMFDRTNFGPSNISLPNGNCRDNPNDAVSRMDCTAHSIEYDVAMNTVRPLTVQSNTWCSSGSVRPDGVLVQTGGDRDGALKARTFSPCNNDQCDWVEIDNGLSKRRWYSSNHLLPDGKQQIVIGGQGQFNYEFFPKTTNPNVVALPFLAETNDRGQENNLYPYVFMNTDGNLFIFANNRAILLDYVKNTVVKTFPAIPGGDPRSYPSTGSAVLLPLKNLEVAKIEAEVLVCGGAPKGSYNLAFRRKTFVKALDTCARIKINDADPQWTVETMPHARVMGDMTLLPNGDVLIINGGASGSAAWELGREPVLAPDVYHPENPVNTRFETMNPSTIPRMYHSAAVLLRDGRVLVGGSNPHAFYEFTGVLFPTELRLEAFSPVYLEQQFANLRPRIQSPKSQSRIKYGMNLKVKFSVIGEVTGPVKVTMVFPSFTTHSFSMNQRLLVLDNVKFTRKGRSTTYEVQVRTPKSAIIAQPGYYMMFVVNQNIPSEGVWVRLQ; encoded by the coding sequence ATGGCAGCACGGGCGACATTCATAATCTATGCTCTCTTCCTAGCATCACTCCAACTCCTCCTAACACGCCACCTGTCCTCCGCCGCTGGAGGATCATGGAACGTCCTCCTCCCCAACGTCGGAATCTCCGCGATGCATATGCAGCTCCTCCGCAACGACCGTGTCGTAATGTTCGACAGAACCAACTTCGGACCATCGAACATATCTCTTCCTAACGGTAACTGCCGTGACAACCCGAACGACGCCGTCTCGAGAATGGACTGCACAGCTCACTCGATCGAATACGACGTCGCGATGAACACCGTCCGTCCCTTAACGGTACAATCAAATACATGGTGCTCATCCGGTTCGGTTAGACCGGACGGTGTTCTCGTCCAAACCGGTGGAGATAGAGACGGGGCGCTAAAAGCGAGAACCTTCTCTCCTTGTAATAACGACCAATGTGATTGGGTCGAAATCGACAACGGTCTCTCGAAGAGAAGATGGTACTCTTCTAACCATCTTCTTCCCGACGGTAAACAACAAATCGTCATCGGAGGTCAAGGACAGTTCAACTACGAGTTCTTCCCCAAAACGACAAATCCTAACGTAGTTGCGTTGCCGTTTTTGGCTGAGACTAATGATCGAGGACAAGAGAACAATCTTTATCCTTATGTGTTCATGAACACCGATGGGAACTTATTTATATTCGCTAATAACAGAGCGATACTACTCGACTATGTTAAGAACACGGTGGTGAAAACTTTCCCGGCGATCCCCGGTGGTGATCCCAGGAGCTATCCGAGCACTGGCTCAGCCGTGCTATTACCGTTGAAGAATCTTGAAGTGGCCAAAATCGAGGCAGAGGTTCTGGTGTGTGGAGGTGCACCGAAAGGATCGTACAACCTCGCTTTTAGAAGGAAGACTTTCGTAAAAGCGCTTGACACGTGTGCGAGGATCAAGATCAACGATGCGGATCCTCAATGGACGGTGGAGACGATGCCGCATGCTAGAGTCATGGGAGATATGACGCTTTTACCTAACGGAGATGTTTTGATCATTAACGGTGGAGCTTCTGGTTCTGCTGCATGGGAGCTTGGTCGTGAACCGGTTTTGGCACCGGATGTATACCATCCCGAGAATCCGGTTAACACGAGGTTTGAGACCATGAACCCGAGTACAATCCCGAGAATGTATCACTCCGCGGCGGTTCTTTTACGTGACGGTAGGGTTCTTGTCGGAGGAAGCAATCCTCATGCGTTCTATGAATTCACCGGAGTGCTTTTCCCCACGGAGTTAAGGTTGGAAGCTTTCTCTCCGGTTTATCTTGAACAGCAGTTTGCTAATCTTCGTCCGAGGATTCAATCTCCTAAATCGCAGTCCAGGATAAAGTATGGGATGAATCTGAAGGTGAAGTTTAGTGTCATCGGAGAAGTTACGGGTCCGGTGAAAGTTACAATGGTGTTCCCTTCCTTCACAACTCATTCCTTCTCGATGAATCAGAGGCTTTTGGTTTTGGACAATGTTAAGTTTACGAGGAAAGGTAGATCAACGACGTATGAGGTTCAAGTGAGGACTCCGAAGTCGGCGATTATTGCACAGCCTGGTTATTATATGATGTTTGTGGTGAATCAAAACATACCAAGCGAAGGTGTTTGGGTAAGGTTACAGTAg